A window of bacterium genomic DNA:
TCACCGTGCCTTCCCTCCTTCCACCGGCGGGTATCCCCGCAGGAACTCCGGGGCCGTCAGCGCCTTTTTCCCGGGAACCTGGATTTCCGTTATTTCCACCGCGCCGGAACCCGCTGCGACCACCAGCCGTTCCCGCTCCGGCACGTGGACCGTGCCCGGCGCGCCCCAGTCCCCCGGCACGGCCCGGGCCCGAAGAATACGCACCTCGCGCTCGCGGCCGCCCGCGGGCAGAACGGTAAAACTCCCGGGCCAGGGGTGGAGCCCCCGGATCCGATTGACCGCGGCCGCCGAGGCCAGGGTCCAGTCGATCCTGCCGTCCTCCTTCCTCAACCGCGGTGCCGCGACCGCCCGGGAATGGTCCTGGGGAACGGCCCGGGCGGTTCCGGAGGCGATCGCCGCCGCCGTCTCCGCCAGGAGGACGGCGCCGGCCCGGGCCAGGCGGGCTTCCAGCGACGCCCGGTCGTCCTCGGGATCGATGGCCAGCGCGCGGGAAGCGAGGACGTCGCCGGCGTCGACCTCCTCGGCCAGATAGTGAACACAGACCCCGGTCTCCGCGTCGCCGTTGATCAGGGCCCAGGCCACCGGAGCCGCCCCCCGGTACCGGGGGAGCAGCGAGGGGTGGAGGTTGATCGCCCCCAGATGCGCCGACTCGATCAGGGCCGCCGGGATATAGGCGCCGTAGGCCGCGGCGACGATCAGGTCGGGGGCCAGCTTCCTGACCGCCTCGACGGTCCCCGGATCCCCCGGACGCTCGGGTTGCAGGACCGTCAACCCCAGACGGCGCCCCTCGACCGCGGCCGGAGGATCGGCCAGGCGCCGCCCCCGGCCCGCCGGACGCCCGGGGCGGGTGATCACTCCCAGGATCGGGTGCCCGGCGCCGGCCAATGTTTCGAGGGAAGGGACGCAGAACGAACCGGTCCCCATGAAAACCAGGGCGGGGAGGGATTTCACGGCAGGTTCCCGACCGGCGCGCCCAGCCCGATCCCGTTGCGCTCGAACCAGCCCCGGTTCATTTCCAGGGCATAGCGGTAGGGAACGGCGGGAGTATGCAGTACGGCCCCGTCGTCCGGAGCCATATCCTGAATTTCGACGATCAGCCCGTAGGGACTGATGAACGCGATGGAAAGGGGAACGCCGGTGTTTTTCATCCAGAACGCCCTCCGGGTCGTCTCCGGATAGGGAAAAAGCATCCCCTCGTCGTCTCCCAGGCTCTCCCGGTACATCAGCCCGCGTTCCTTCCGGGCGGGGGTATCGGCGACTTCCACCGTTATCCGCCGGGCGCCGATCGTGAGCTCCCGGCTGGGGCCCGGCTGGGGACGGGGCCCGCACCCCCAGGGCACCAGCAGGAGCGCGAACGCCCATCCCATCCTCGTTCGAATCACCGCCGCAGTTCCCCCAGATGCCGCGCGGCCAACCCGCAGTAGAGGAGGTAGGTCCCCAGGAAAATCAACC
This region includes:
- the fmt gene encoding methionyl-tRNA formyltransferase encodes the protein MKSLPALVFMGTGSFCVPSLETLAGAGHPILGVITRPGRPAGRGRRLADPPAAVEGRRLGLTVLQPERPGDPGTVEAVRKLAPDLIVAAAYGAYIPAALIESAHLGAINLHPSLLPRYRGAAPVAWALINGDAETGVCVHYLAEEVDAGDVLASRALAIDPEDDRASLEARLARAGAVLLAETAAAIASGTARAVPQDHSRAVAAPRLRKEDGRIDWTLASAAAVNRIRGLHPWPGSFTVLPAGGREREVRILRARAVPGDWGAPGTVHVPERERLVVAAGSGAVEITEIQVPGKKALTAPEFLRGYPPVEGGKAR
- a CDS encoding DUF192 domain-containing protein; translation: MIRTRMGWAFALLLVPWGCGPRPQPGPSRELTIGARRITVEVADTPARKERGLMYRESLGDDEGMLFPYPETTRRAFWMKNTGVPLSIAFISPYGLIVEIQDMAPDDGAVLHTPAVPYRYALEMNRGWFERNGIGLGAPVGNLP